The Flavobacterium psychrotrophum region TAGACAATAACAAAGAATTACTTGCCCATACTATTATTATATCTACAGGAGCTACTGCAAAATACCTTGGGTTGCCAAGTGAACAGCGCCTAAGGGGTGGGGGAGTATCTGCCTGTGCAGTTTGCGATGGTTTCTTTTATCGTGGTCAGGATGTAGCCATTGTAGGCGCAGGAGATACCGCTGCCGAAGAAGCTACTTATCTGGCTAACATTTGTAAAAATGTAACAATGCTGGTACGTAAAGATGTAATGAGGGCGAGTAAAGCTATGCAGCACAGGGTTCAAAATACACCAAACTTAACCGTGCTCTACAATACAGAAGTAGATGAAGTACTGGGCGACCAGGTAGTAGAAGGCCTTCGTACTGTAAATAATGAAACGGGAGAGAAAAAAGAAATAAGTATTACAGGTTTATTTGTGGCCATTGGGCATAAGCCAAATACTGATATTTTTAAAGGGCAGCTGGATATGGATGAAACCGGATATCTAATTACTGAAGCTAAATCTACAAAAACAAACCTTCCGGGTGTATTTGCCTCAGGAGACGTACAGGATAATATATACCGTCAGGCTATTACTGCCGCAGGTACTGGCTGTATGGCAGCACTGGATGCCGAAAGGTATCTCGCTGACATTGAAAGCCATTAATCAATATGATTACCACCAATAAAAAACGGGATTGATTAATCAATCCCGTTTTTTATTGGTATTACTAACGTTTTAAATTGTGCACTTAAGTACATTTAAACACAAATTCTTTTTAATTTATATTCAGCTATCTAAGATTACAAATATTTTACGAACCGCTGTTTAAGATGACATCCGAAAAATTATATATGCTACCTTTACGGCTTATATAATCAACCCGTGAAAATAATACTCCAGATACTTTTATTACTACATACAACTTTTTTGTTTGCACAAAATGTAAATAATCTGGATCGTCTGGAAAAAAGATTAAACGAATTAAGAAATACAAATCCTGAAGAGGTTATAAAAACAGGGCAGTATATTTTAGATCATTCCTCATCAGACCGGCAAAAATCTAATGCTCTTGTATTTATGTCATTTGCTTATTTTGCTAAAAAAGACACTCAAAAGTTTACCGACCTTCTTTTTAAAGCAAAAGAAACAGCCGAAGCAACAAATGATCCGGAAGTTACCACGCAGGTATATGGAACAATTGCCCAAATGTATTTAAAGATTGAATTTAAAGATAAGGCTACAGAATACATACTAAAAGCCATTGACGAAATTCAAAAATTGTCCGAAGGAGATAATAAACATATGCTAAGAGGACTATCTTACATAGAATTAGGGAAAATTGAATTTGCCGATAAGAAATATGGCAGTGCAAACATGCACTTCAGGCATTCTTTAACCGAATTTACTACCATGAACGAGAATTCTCCTTATTTTGTTAAGCGCTCTTATTACAACTTAGCCGATTGTATGTATGAGATGGGTAAGCTGGACTCTTCTTTAGTATATTTGGAAAAGGTTTTGGAAATCAAACAAAACCCTTCTGTAAATCCATATGCCTTGTTTACCCTTGCAAATATTTATACAAAAGAAAAACAATATCAAAGAGCTATCGATACACTTTCGGCAGTTTTAGGGCGCGATGATTTTCAGGATGATACCCTTAAATCAGAAATATATCTTGCAATTCTAAAAAACTATAAAATATTAGGTAACACTAAAAAATATGATTTTTTTAATGAAAGATATTTAGCCCTCAAAAGCGAAATATCTAACAATAATCTTAACACTATTAAAAGCGTCGTTAAGATTGAAGAAAAAAATTATACGAATAAGATTACTTCTGCCCAAAGGCAAAATAACAGGCTGCTAATATTACTTGGACTAACTTTAGCAATTGGTACTGGCATATTGTTGTATTTACGATACAAAAAGAAAATACAGAAAAAACAATATGAAGCCATAATAAGCCAGTTGAACAGAGCAGAACAACCTGAATTACCTCATGTTTTAATGTCTGCTAAAGAAACCGGAAGCCTGGGTATTTCTCCTGAGATAGAGAAGGAAATTTTAGAAAAGCTGGTTAGGTTTGAGCAGTCTGGTAAATTTACAAACCCAAAGCTTAGTATATCAACAGTTGCTACCCAACTAAAAACAAATACAACCTATCTTTCCCAAATTGTAAATAAATATAAGGGGAAGAATTTTAGCGCATATATTAACGATTTACGGATTAATTATATCTGCGATAAGATTCATAATAACCCAGAATACCTTGCATATAAAATTAGTTATCTTGGCGAAGTAGCGGGTTTTACATCTCATAGTACTTTTACAACCACTTTTAGAAGCATTACAGGTATGTCTCCCTCAACTTTTCTTCGAGAAGCAGATAAAAGTAATAAATTACTAAAAGGTGTTGATTTGTAGTTTTTTACATTTATTTTTTAGTTTTAGAAATCAAGGAAACAGAAAGACATACTGTATAAAAAACACGACCTCATTACTACATTTGGATAAAATTTAATTATATGAGAAAAATATTTACATTACTCCTGTTTTCCTATTGTTGTTTTGTAGCCGCACAAACCGGTTGCCTTGAATCAGTAAACGGACAGCAGCCTTATGGGCAATTTAGCGCTTATTGCAATAACAGTTTTCAGAATATTACAACAGTTGCCAAGGCCGGTACTTTTTCTACAGTAGAAATAGGAGCAGGTAAGGCCTATACTTTTAAAAGTTCTATTGCAACAGATTTTATTACATTATCTAACGAAGAAGGAACTGAAGTTATAGCTTTTGGTACCGGCACTTTAGAACTTACACCGCAAACAGACCAGGTTATTCGTTTTTATATCCATTCAGATGATCAATGTGGTAGTGCTACCAATTTCAGGACAAAAAGCGTAAAATGCGACCCGGGACCAGATCCTAATGACCCTGCTGAACCTGTTGCAGGCTGCCTTACAAGTGCATGGTCTAACACAACCATTTATACACCTTTTTGTAACGGTACTGACGAGATGATTACCGATTTTGCCGGGACGGGTAGTTATAGTCCGGTTCAGGTTACGGCAAATACACCGTACACTTTTAAATGCTCTATGCCTACAGACCACATTACAATTACTAATGCTTTAGGTACTGCAATTATTGCCGTAGGCGTTGGTGAAGTTACATGGACTGCCGTTGCCGATGGCGAGGTACAGTTTCAGATATTTCTGGATGAAAACTGCGGCGTAGGCGATTATACCGAAGAGCCTAGGATATTAACAATACATTGTGGTGAACAACAACCTCCATCTGAAGGATGTCTTGAAGCACCAAATGGGCAAGGACCTGTAGCGGTAGTTGTTCCGGCCTGTAACACTACAATAGAATCTGTTGCGCCGGCAGGATATGCAGGCCAATATTCAATGGTGCAGGTAACTGCAAATACACACTATACTTTTTATAGTTCTATTGATA contains the following coding sequences:
- the trxB gene encoding thioredoxin-disulfide reductase; this translates as MSDTIEKIKCLIIGSGPAGYTAAIYAARADMNPVLYTGMEPGGQLTTTTEVDNFPGYPQGIDGPTMMIQLQQQAERFGTQVRIGMATAVEFSTQEGGWHKVTIDNNKELLAHTIIISTGATAKYLGLPSEQRLRGGGVSACAVCDGFFYRGQDVAIVGAGDTAAEEATYLANICKNVTMLVRKDVMRASKAMQHRVQNTPNLTVLYNTEVDEVLGDQVVEGLRTVNNETGEKKEISITGLFVAIGHKPNTDIFKGQLDMDETGYLITEAKSTKTNLPGVFASGDVQDNIYRQAITAAGTGCMAALDAERYLADIESH
- a CDS encoding helix-turn-helix domain-containing protein, translating into MKIILQILLLLHTTFLFAQNVNNLDRLEKRLNELRNTNPEEVIKTGQYILDHSSSDRQKSNALVFMSFAYFAKKDTQKFTDLLFKAKETAEATNDPEVTTQVYGTIAQMYLKIEFKDKATEYILKAIDEIQKLSEGDNKHMLRGLSYIELGKIEFADKKYGSANMHFRHSLTEFTTMNENSPYFVKRSYYNLADCMYEMGKLDSSLVYLEKVLEIKQNPSVNPYALFTLANIYTKEKQYQRAIDTLSAVLGRDDFQDDTLKSEIYLAILKNYKILGNTKKYDFFNERYLALKSEISNNNLNTIKSVVKIEEKNYTNKITSAQRQNNRLLILLGLTLAIGTGILLYLRYKKKIQKKQYEAIISQLNRAEQPELPHVLMSAKETGSLGISPEIEKEILEKLVRFEQSGKFTNPKLSISTVATQLKTNTTYLSQIVNKYKGKNFSAYINDLRINYICDKIHNNPEYLAYKISYLGEVAGFTSHSTFTTTFRSITGMSPSTFLREADKSNKLLKGVDL
- a CDS encoding T9SS type A sorting domain-containing protein, encoding MRKIFTLLLFSYCCFVAAQTGCLESVNGQQPYGQFSAYCNNSFQNITTVAKAGTFSTVEIGAGKAYTFKSSIATDFITLSNEEGTEVIAFGTGTLELTPQTDQVIRFYIHSDDQCGSATNFRTKSVKCDPGPDPNDPAEPVAGCLTSAWSNTTIYTPFCNGTDEMITDFAGTGSYSPVQVTANTPYTFKCSMPTDHITITNALGTAIIAVGVGEVTWTAVADGEVQFQIFLDENCGVGDYTEEPRILTIHCGEQQPPSEGCLEAPNGQGPVAVVVPACNTTIESVAPAGYAGQYSMVQVTANTHYTFYSSIDTDMITIGNEDGTTVLGYGFGTYEWTADVDGLIRFYTHANASCALDILTRSRAIKCGNPFVATEPEFNCFQGDGLNSNNYEEGLSISEPAFFVADDFVVEGEFEVQQIRLNMFAADEIQNISFSFMADNNGIPGGVVQTVQNIVPTEQLVIGASSNNAYFIYQVTVDLPNPLTFQTGKYWLRPMASSMFGAYWEITSTGSSHATVQTLSPEHDWQATNVQAVFFISGECSSLSTDDFNKNKISFSPNPVKDVVTFSSSDDIEKVSIINMSGQLLSEQKPIGGKVNLSALQTGIYILKAVLPSGKSETFKVVKE